The following are from one region of the Rhodopirellula sp. P2 genome:
- a CDS encoding ABC transporter ATP-binding protein — protein MSAPAPPESMDAVDHAAISVDRLKKSYGRGGKAHAALSGVTFQLRRGERLAYLGPNGAGKTTMIRCLSGRAKPDSGSITMLGEPIDAAFVRDSLGLVPQEIALYEDLTTTENLAAFGRFHGLRGRVLRNKIQWGLQWTGLADRANDLVGTFSGGMKRRVNLACGVLHEPEVLLLDEPTVGVDPQSRQRIFAMLAELNAEGTSVLLTTHHLDEAESQCDRIVIVDHGQVVATGTFEELVRQTIGGDREVTIRLDQPLRGHGNEPLALAGLSVTARPGENVVSTKMAEVAMGLPRLIDALSQAEYRVQDVEVQSPTLHHVFLHLTGHALRD, from the coding sequence TTGTCCGCTCCCGCTCCGCCTGAATCCATGGATGCCGTCGATCACGCGGCCATCTCCGTCGATCGATTGAAAAAATCGTATGGTCGTGGGGGCAAGGCTCACGCCGCGCTCAGCGGGGTGACGTTCCAGCTTCGCCGGGGCGAACGCCTGGCCTATCTGGGCCCCAATGGAGCTGGCAAGACCACCATGATTCGCTGTCTTTCGGGGCGAGCCAAACCAGATTCGGGCAGCATCACGATGTTGGGCGAACCGATCGATGCCGCCTTTGTTCGCGATTCGTTGGGTTTGGTGCCGCAAGAGATCGCTTTGTATGAAGACCTGACGACGACCGAGAACCTGGCCGCGTTCGGGCGGTTTCACGGGCTGCGTGGTCGTGTGTTGCGAAACAAAATTCAGTGGGGATTGCAGTGGACCGGGCTGGCCGATCGAGCCAACGATTTGGTCGGCACGTTTTCGGGCGGGATGAAACGCAGGGTGAACTTGGCCTGCGGCGTGTTGCACGAACCCGAAGTGCTGTTGCTGGACGAGCCCACTGTGGGAGTGGACCCGCAAAGTCGCCAGCGGATCTTTGCGATGTTGGCGGAACTGAACGCCGAAGGCACCTCGGTTTTGTTGACGACCCATCACCTGGACGAAGCGGAAAGTCAGTGCGACCGGATCGTGATTGTCGATCATGGCCAAGTTGTCGCGACGGGCACGTTTGAAGAATTGGTTCGCCAGACCATCGGGGGTGATCGTGAGGTGACCATTCGCTTGGATCAACCACTGCGTGGACATGGGAACGAACCGTTGGCCTTGGCTGGTTTGAGCGTGACCGCTCGGCCAGGTGAAAACGTGGTGAGCACCAAGATGGCGGAGGTCGCGATGGGATTGCCGCGATTGATCGACGCACTCAGCCAAGCGGAATACCGCGTGCAAGATGTGGAGGTCCAGTCACCGACGCTGCATCACGTGTTTTTGCATCTGACCGGCCATGCACTGCGGGATTGA
- a CDS encoding squalene--hopene cyclase yields MNLPPNTTASDSSDATDSSGTFSAGPPHVSGPPVPPPPVATPPPAEPASLPSSVPKPPPAPPRATLPPVNPAPASQPEPRQPEPRQPLPASTPRTKASARVAKVAPTTQPVVAEPVAVETPPTIPPQSRWRTEVQPEARDDTQADEEGELAPVKRSVPAWLVSMVFHLVVLLVLALLTTPVGEGIGSIVLEFGEANESENFELESVNIQSSDSMLDSTSDLDSEMVVDTDIQSLMDTMEMPTETLEMVQVENGIGSASELVKPMFGGRSGASKSALLAAYGGTEQTVTAVERGLQWLAKNQERSGSWSMAGPYSDAAPFSENRCAATAMAMLAFQGDGNTHLQGPYSKNVERGLRTLLKGQRRDGFLATEVRGDDQQAYGHAQATIALCELFAMTEDSALRGPAQAAVDYCVNAQSAAGGWRYRPRLDSDLSVTGWYVMALTSAHAAGLEVPSSTLQMANTYLDSVQSNAGSWYSYQPNRPGSYAMTAEGLLCRQYLGWPHDEEALELGIGDLIEGGMLDPNNPNVYYWYYATQTIHHYGGQPWRKWNSVMRTELPRLQIKRGAEAGSWSPQADEWGRRAGRLYVTCLSIYCLEVYYRHLPLYDQQGK; encoded by the coding sequence ATGAACCTTCCCCCCAACACGACCGCTTCCGATTCGTCGGACGCCACGGATTCCTCGGGGACGTTCTCGGCTGGCCCACCCCATGTTTCTGGACCACCGGTCCCGCCGCCTCCCGTTGCCACGCCTCCGCCAGCGGAACCAGCCTCCCTGCCCAGCAGCGTTCCCAAGCCGCCGCCGGCTCCGCCTCGAGCGACATTGCCGCCGGTCAATCCGGCCCCAGCCAGCCAGCCCGAGCCCAGGCAGCCCGAGCCCAGGCAGCCGCTACCAGCGAGCACTCCCAGAACGAAAGCGTCTGCTCGCGTCGCCAAGGTCGCTCCGACGACTCAGCCCGTGGTGGCGGAACCCGTTGCCGTGGAAACACCGCCAACGATTCCACCGCAGTCGCGCTGGCGGACAGAAGTTCAACCGGAAGCGAGGGATGACACGCAAGCCGATGAAGAGGGCGAGTTGGCACCCGTCAAACGTTCGGTGCCAGCGTGGTTGGTCAGCATGGTGTTCCACTTGGTCGTGTTGTTGGTGCTGGCGTTGTTGACCACTCCGGTGGGCGAAGGCATCGGCAGCATCGTGTTGGAATTCGGTGAGGCGAACGAGTCGGAGAACTTTGAACTGGAAAGTGTGAATATCCAGAGTTCGGATTCGATGCTGGATTCAACCAGCGATCTGGACAGCGAGATGGTGGTCGACACGGATATTCAATCGTTGATGGACACGATGGAAATGCCCACTGAAACGCTGGAAATGGTGCAGGTCGAGAACGGCATTGGGTCCGCGAGTGAGCTGGTCAAACCCATGTTTGGCGGTCGATCGGGAGCAAGCAAGAGTGCGTTGCTCGCGGCCTACGGTGGCACCGAACAAACGGTGACCGCGGTCGAACGAGGACTGCAGTGGCTCGCGAAAAACCAAGAGCGATCTGGATCGTGGAGCATGGCGGGGCCTTACTCCGACGCCGCTCCGTTTTCTGAAAACCGATGCGCCGCCACCGCAATGGCAATGCTGGCATTCCAAGGTGACGGCAACACGCATCTCCAGGGGCCCTACTCCAAGAATGTCGAGCGGGGACTCCGGACCTTGCTCAAAGGCCAACGCCGCGACGGTTTTTTGGCGACCGAAGTTCGCGGCGATGACCAACAAGCCTACGGGCACGCTCAAGCGACAATCGCCCTCTGCGAATTGTTTGCGATGACGGAAGACTCGGCCCTTCGCGGACCTGCCCAGGCAGCAGTGGATTACTGCGTGAACGCTCAGTCAGCGGCTGGCGGGTGGCGTTATCGGCCTCGGTTGGATTCCGATTTGTCCGTGACAGGGTGGTATGTGATGGCGCTCACCAGCGCTCATGCAGCTGGATTGGAGGTTCCCTCGTCAACCTTGCAGATGGCCAACACGTACTTGGATTCGGTTCAGTCAAATGCTGGCTCGTGGTACAGCTACCAACCCAATCGACCGGGGAGTTACGCGATGACGGCGGAAGGGTTGCTGTGCCGGCAGTACCTGGGATGGCCGCACGATGAAGAGGCGTTGGAGTTGGGGATCGGTGACTTGATCGAAGGCGGGATGTTGGATCCGAACAACCCCAACGTTTATTACTGGTACTACGCGACTCAGACGATTCACCATTACGGGGGACAGCCCTGGCGAAAATGGAACAGCGTGATGCGGACGGAATTGCCGCGTCTCCAAATCAAACGTGGTGCCGAGGCGGGCAGTTGGTCGCCTCAAGCCGATGAATGGGGCCGCCGGGCGGGGCGTCTGTACGTGACCTGTCTGTCGATCTACTGCTTGGAAGTCTATTACCGCCACCTGCCGCTGTACGACCAGCAGGGAAAGTGA
- a CDS encoding tyrosine-type recombinase/integrase — MPKPNRERKEGCPQDFPLCGSRFRKVLPTMPRLFHQPPKYRLHKSTKQAVVSFFGETLYIGPYGSRRSHQRYQELLKEWEKRRHQERPVAKLEDFDDACKTDPEKIVASITTATLREKVITGIPVTINELVLVYRRHTRQYYRKNGVITREAGAIDDVLRVVRRHHGTCFAQDFGPVALDELREKMIDEMDWARTYLNKQVNRLRGMFKWAASKELIDGSVSQALRELSGLKKGRTRARETAPVVPVADEVLDETLKFLPDVVADMVRIQRFTSARPGEVCSMSPSEIDCSGDVWVYRPSEHKTEHFEKDRVIAIGPRAIKILKPYMDRQDGEFCFSPAEAERRRREAATKRRRTRASTGNRPGTNRVASPKRKAGDRYVTASYRRAIHRVCKKQDIEQWSPNRIRHTASTEIRKLFGIDAARAVDGHGSTSTTEIYAELDLNKAIEVMRQVG; from the coding sequence TTGCCGAAGCCAAACAGGGAACGTAAAGAGGGATGTCCACAAGACTTCCCTCTTTGCGGTTCTCGCTTCCGCAAAGTTCTTCCCACCATGCCGCGTCTTTTTCATCAGCCGCCGAAGTATCGGCTGCACAAATCCACCAAACAGGCTGTCGTTTCTTTCTTTGGTGAAACGCTCTACATCGGTCCCTACGGTTCACGCAGAAGCCACCAGCGGTATCAAGAACTGCTGAAGGAATGGGAGAAGCGGCGTCATCAGGAACGACCGGTAGCGAAGCTCGAAGATTTCGATGACGCCTGCAAGACCGACCCAGAGAAAATCGTGGCGTCAATCACGACGGCGACGCTTCGTGAGAAGGTCATCACTGGAATCCCAGTGACCATCAACGAGTTAGTCTTGGTCTACCGTCGGCATACTCGCCAGTATTACCGCAAGAATGGGGTGATCACACGTGAGGCTGGTGCGATCGATGATGTTCTGCGTGTGGTTCGACGACATCACGGCACCTGTTTCGCGCAAGACTTCGGTCCGGTCGCTCTTGATGAGCTTCGCGAGAAGATGATTGACGAGATGGATTGGGCACGAACTTACCTCAACAAACAGGTCAATCGCCTGCGTGGGATGTTCAAGTGGGCAGCGTCCAAAGAGCTGATCGACGGCTCCGTTTCTCAGGCGTTGAGAGAGCTATCCGGCTTGAAAAAAGGACGAACACGGGCGCGCGAGACTGCTCCCGTTGTTCCTGTTGCAGATGAAGTCCTCGATGAAACCTTGAAGTTTTTGCCAGATGTCGTCGCCGATATGGTTCGCATTCAACGTTTCACAAGCGCACGTCCGGGCGAAGTCTGCTCGATGTCTCCATCAGAAATAGATTGCAGCGGCGATGTCTGGGTCTACCGGCCGTCGGAGCACAAAACGGAGCACTTTGAGAAAGACCGCGTCATCGCGATTGGGCCTCGTGCAATCAAGATTCTGAAGCCCTACATGGACCGCCAGGACGGTGAATTCTGTTTCTCACCAGCCGAAGCTGAACGACGACGCCGTGAGGCGGCCACCAAGCGGCGTCGGACCAGGGCATCCACAGGCAATCGACCGGGAACGAACCGGGTCGCATCGCCAAAACGAAAGGCTGGTGACCGCTACGTCACAGCAAGTTATCGCCGAGCGATCCATCGCGTTTGCAAAAAGCAGGACATTGAACAGTGGTCGCCGAATCGAATCCGCCACACCGCATCGACGGAGATTCGCAAGCTGTTCGGTATCGATGCTGCACGAGCCGTCGACGGCCACGGATCGACCAGTACTACTGAAATCTATGCTGAGCTAGATCTAAACAAAGCAATTGAAGTCATGCGGCAGGTAGGATAG
- a CDS encoding DUF1580 domain-containing protein — protein MFECAGKGLPSLTSFDSIISKPILTHPSVRVGAFSRTDDAHAGPLVSRMHHFDTQPTVRGLRHLRKCQSLRDMRRSYDNRRKVMAIDVERERSIPLADVASFVPKRNGKKVHYSTIYRWATKGVRGRILESVMAGGIRYTTVEAVHRFLAAKPQARQSQQDDETDAIDEALRRAGV, from the coding sequence ATGTTTGAATGTGCGGGGAAAGGGCTTCCAAGTTTAACCAGTTTCGACTCGATTATCAGCAAACCGATTCTCACACACCCTTCGGTACGTGTAGGGGCTTTCTCTCGCACAGATGATGCTCATGCAGGACCGCTCGTATCCAGAATGCACCATTTCGACACTCAACCGACCGTTCGAGGGCTGAGACACTTGAGGAAATGTCAATCCCTGCGTGATATGAGACGAAGTTATGATAACAGGAGGAAGGTAATGGCCATCGATGTTGAACGCGAGCGATCAATACCGCTAGCGGATGTCGCTAGTTTCGTTCCCAAGCGGAATGGAAAAAAAGTCCACTACTCAACAATCTACCGCTGGGCAACAAAGGGCGTACGTGGACGTATCCTCGAATCTGTCATGGCCGGCGGGATTCGGTACACGACGGTGGAGGCGGTTCACCGTTTTCTCGCAGCGAAACCGCAAGCACGTCAATCGCAGCAGGACGATGAAACCGACGCCATCGACGAAGCACTTCGAAGAGCCGGCGTCTGA
- a CDS encoding MT-A70 family methyltransferase — translation MSTASRALCEAKTVDEVKDIRDKAEAVKAYARKAKLGHSILVEAALVKVRAERKLGCILSETELAKASPGNQFTVADHATEDGAPTLASLGITKSDSSRLQRIARLPEDVFQGYLSESVEAEREPTTAGLLKLAKRQSKPSEDATQTYGEKPAGSEGLSTVSLHEIINSGTKFGTILAEPLFLQRRSVTDVTIPIAAPALDDLCSMPVSAIASDNAHLHLWSHAEMLLDALDVLEAWGFEYRSCFVWVETTEAEECDFWQSQCRFLLLGYKGNPSFGETTCRNWLKLNPQQRDSRHATIRKLVQKVSPGPYMQLFVPEAADGWTTAAH, via the coding sequence TTGTCCACTGCGTCACGCGCGCTGTGTGAAGCAAAAACCGTCGATGAAGTGAAGGACATTCGAGATAAGGCCGAAGCGGTGAAAGCATATGCTCGCAAGGCAAAACTCGGCCACAGTATTCTCGTCGAAGCAGCGCTCGTGAAAGTGCGAGCTGAACGTAAACTAGGCTGCATTCTTTCGGAAACGGAACTTGCGAAAGCATCGCCAGGGAATCAATTTACCGTAGCCGATCACGCGACTGAAGACGGTGCTCCGACATTGGCGAGTCTCGGAATCACAAAGTCCGATTCGTCAAGGCTACAGCGGATCGCAAGGTTGCCCGAGGACGTGTTTCAGGGATATCTAAGCGAGTCAGTGGAAGCAGAAAGAGAGCCAACCACTGCCGGGCTGCTGAAGCTGGCGAAGCGACAAAGCAAGCCGTCGGAAGATGCGACTCAAACGTACGGCGAGAAACCGGCGGGTTCCGAAGGACTGTCCACAGTTTCCCTGCACGAGATCATCAACAGCGGCACGAAGTTTGGCACCATTCTGGCTGAACCACTTTTCTTGCAACGGCGATCGGTCACCGACGTCACTATACCGATTGCAGCGCCAGCCTTGGACGACCTCTGCTCGATGCCCGTATCAGCGATCGCGTCCGATAACGCTCATCTCCACCTTTGGTCCCACGCCGAGATGCTACTGGATGCTTTGGACGTGTTGGAAGCATGGGGATTTGAGTATCGGTCTTGCTTTGTTTGGGTGGAAACGACTGAGGCGGAAGAGTGCGATTTCTGGCAATCTCAATGCCGCTTTTTGCTGTTGGGCTACAAAGGAAACCCGTCGTTCGGTGAAACAACCTGCCGCAACTGGCTGAAGTTAAACCCGCAACAACGAGACTCACGCCACGCGACAATTCGCAAGTTGGTCCAGAAAGTCAGTCCCGGCCCCTACATGCAACTGTTCGTTCCAGAGGCCGCCGATGGCTGGACAACCGCCGCACATTGA
- a CDS encoding type IV secretory system conjugative DNA transfer family protein, with translation MIVAATVFCFPVDPEYRRWQDRLASAAGAFLIWGFLAFVALVNSAGEATVATFVVGTLCISFFADRIATHHLHWASANPLVDRKTMTSWRQDWRARWTGFSDKLPSNQCETATARAAFSLILKLRKMYPLGFLTVVVVLLCAVSVASKMNHADFGNRNGILVFLASLVGLSAVSTAYCVLMPDSPKAFLIAVGGAYEYGGSGPTPAWVFHSPLGSRVTRRLMISVITATIVSVYSALAFSAFSSHSPVTLNAIVGLLGFTLVLPAIGGPAILILGSFVAAAPTIVAHHRALNRVGAVEHHRDWSELDGYIQRVQNSRNSIERRHNIVGIHATGKYPILADTDLQFEHQHVLGPTGVGKTALSLTTDVIQAIRRGDGPSIIIDCKGDRALFETARMEAERAGRTFKWFTNKPGRSTYLFNPLAHLNDPQFTLPEILGVILQSLNLYHGDDYARAYFGKEVRTLLRDAYLATMPDEQSRRGIGGGRRFRREGKIESFWDLDDVLKELAANSRQYEAAKHLSMIVQSLCDFEQLSLTPSRDPNETAIEHAISMPEAIEEKQVLYFYLVGSLDVASVGELARLALFAANAAAIKYRDRTNEKPRIQFIADEAQCLVAKNIETVLQQARDAGIAFTFAHQSLSQLKLPGGVDLTQQVLNSTCIKRYHAARDPASQKYISDISGTTTYYSRKWKQFKKRIDAGIVSSRYACTDPDGVMRIDISEHVGPRLEPEDIRDINRDINKSIAIFERNSGYSQYCGAFPMVTEWPVSMREHVKRSRAAWPENQGETISIGGAWPGGNENTITPTTHPEIDLTVDPANLDEALRKIHQKLTGDDSRDENAT, from the coding sequence GTGATTGTCGCCGCAACTGTTTTCTGCTTCCCGGTTGATCCAGAATACCGGCGTTGGCAGGATCGTCTCGCCTCGGCCGCCGGAGCGTTCTTGATTTGGGGCTTCCTGGCATTCGTCGCATTGGTTAATTCGGCAGGCGAGGCAACGGTTGCCACGTTTGTTGTTGGCACACTTTGCATCTCATTCTTTGCAGATCGCATCGCAACCCACCACCTGCACTGGGCCAGCGCCAACCCGCTCGTCGATCGGAAAACGATGACAAGCTGGCGACAGGATTGGCGAGCGCGGTGGACCGGGTTCAGCGACAAGTTGCCGTCAAACCAGTGCGAGACGGCAACGGCACGTGCCGCGTTCTCTCTGATTCTGAAACTGCGCAAGATGTATCCGCTCGGCTTCCTGACGGTCGTAGTCGTCCTGCTGTGTGCGGTATCCGTAGCTTCAAAGATGAATCACGCCGACTTCGGGAACCGGAATGGAATCCTCGTATTCCTTGCGTCGCTGGTGGGACTATCTGCCGTATCCACTGCCTATTGCGTGCTGATGCCAGATTCCCCCAAGGCATTCCTTATCGCGGTTGGCGGCGCTTACGAGTACGGAGGCTCAGGTCCTACGCCGGCTTGGGTATTTCACAGTCCACTGGGAAGTCGAGTTACACGCCGGCTGATGATTTCGGTCATCACTGCAACGATAGTGTCGGTGTATTCGGCACTCGCGTTTTCGGCGTTTTCCTCTCATTCGCCCGTGACCCTCAACGCGATCGTCGGACTTCTTGGTTTCACGTTGGTCCTACCCGCGATTGGCGGCCCCGCAATTCTGATCCTCGGCAGCTTCGTTGCAGCCGCACCCACGATCGTTGCTCATCATCGCGCGCTCAATCGTGTTGGCGCTGTCGAACACCACCGAGACTGGAGCGAATTGGATGGCTACATCCAGCGCGTACAAAACAGTCGAAATTCAATCGAGCGACGGCACAACATTGTAGGAATTCACGCAACGGGAAAGTATCCGATTCTCGCGGACACTGACTTGCAATTCGAGCACCAACACGTACTGGGCCCAACTGGTGTCGGTAAGACGGCCCTGTCGCTAACAACAGACGTGATTCAAGCGATTAGACGCGGTGATGGGCCATCCATCATCATCGATTGCAAAGGAGATCGCGCTCTGTTTGAAACTGCGAGAATGGAAGCGGAGCGAGCGGGACGAACTTTCAAATGGTTTACCAACAAACCAGGACGCTCGACCTATCTGTTCAATCCGTTGGCGCACCTCAACGATCCCCAATTCACGCTTCCAGAGATTCTTGGAGTCATTCTACAATCGTTGAACCTGTACCACGGTGACGACTACGCCAGAGCCTACTTCGGAAAGGAAGTGCGAACGCTCCTGCGGGATGCCTATCTCGCCACCATGCCGGACGAGCAGAGCCGGCGTGGAATTGGTGGTGGCCGACGCTTTCGCCGCGAGGGAAAGATTGAATCATTCTGGGACTTGGACGACGTCCTCAAGGAGTTGGCGGCCAATAGCCGGCAGTACGAAGCAGCAAAGCATCTTTCCATGATCGTTCAATCGCTATGTGACTTCGAGCAACTCAGTCTCACTCCATCGCGCGATCCGAACGAAACGGCCATCGAGCATGCGATTTCGATGCCGGAAGCCATCGAAGAAAAGCAGGTTCTGTACTTCTACTTGGTTGGCTCGCTTGACGTTGCGTCTGTTGGCGAGCTGGCGCGACTTGCACTGTTCGCTGCTAATGCCGCGGCGATCAAGTACCGTGACCGGACAAACGAGAAGCCACGCATCCAATTTATCGCGGACGAAGCTCAATGCCTCGTCGCGAAAAACATCGAGACTGTGCTTCAGCAAGCCCGTGACGCGGGAATCGCGTTCACTTTTGCGCACCAATCGCTAAGCCAACTGAAGCTACCCGGCGGCGTGGATTTAACGCAGCAGGTGCTGAACTCGACTTGTATCAAACGCTACCACGCGGCGCGTGACCCCGCATCGCAGAAGTATATTTCGGATATCTCTGGGACGACGACCTACTATTCGCGGAAATGGAAACAGTTCAAGAAACGAATCGATGCGGGAATTGTTAGTTCGAGGTACGCCTGCACCGATCCAGATGGGGTCATGCGAATCGACATTTCGGAACATGTGGGACCCAGACTGGAGCCGGAGGACATTCGCGACATCAATCGCGACATTAACAAGAGCATTGCGATCTTTGAGCGAAACTCAGGCTATTCGCAGTACTGTGGAGCATTTCCGATGGTTACCGAGTGGCCAGTCTCGATGCGAGAGCACGTCAAGAGAAGTCGAGCCGCATGGCCTGAAAATCAAGGCGAGACTATTTCAATCGGTGGAGCGTGGCCCGGCGGGAACGAGAATACGATTACACCCACAACGCACCCAGAGATCGATCTGACCGTCGACCCCGCCAATTTGGACGAAGCGTTACGAAAAATCCATCAGAAGCTGACTGGAGATGATTCTCGCGACGAGAATGCAACCTAA